The following are encoded in a window of Tessaracoccus flavescens genomic DNA:
- a CDS encoding response regulator transcription factor, translating into MTGIVIADDQTLIRSALATMLDLEADLSVLGQAGDCAGTVAAVEEHRPDVLLLDVQMPDGGLGVDDGLDALPQILRASPATRVIVLTTFGRPGYLRRALESGAVGFLVKDTPVDRLIEAIRRVAQGLRVVDPELAAASLSIGASPLSAKEALVLAASAGGASTEEIAATVFLSEGTVRNYLSSAIGKLGARNRAEALRTATENGWV; encoded by the coding sequence ATGACCGGCATCGTCATCGCCGATGACCAGACCCTGATCCGCAGCGCCCTCGCGACCATGCTCGACCTCGAGGCCGACCTGAGCGTCCTCGGCCAGGCAGGCGACTGCGCTGGCACCGTCGCCGCGGTCGAGGAGCACCGGCCCGACGTCCTGCTGCTCGACGTCCAGATGCCAGACGGCGGGCTCGGCGTCGACGACGGGCTCGACGCACTCCCCCAGATCCTGCGCGCCTCACCCGCGACGAGGGTGATCGTGCTGACCACCTTCGGTCGGCCCGGCTACCTGCGCCGCGCCCTCGAGTCGGGAGCCGTCGGGTTCCTGGTGAAGGACACCCCGGTCGACCGGCTGATCGAGGCGATCCGCCGGGTCGCGCAGGGGCTCCGCGTCGTCGACCCGGAACTGGCGGCCGCCTCGCTCTCGATCGGCGCCTCCCCGCTCAGCGCGAAGGAGGCCCTCGTCCTCGCCGCCTCGGCAGGCGGGGCAAGCACAGAGGAGATCGCGGCGACGGTGTTCCTGTCCGAGGGCACGGTCCGCAACTACCTCAGCTCCGCGATCGGCAAGCTCGGCGCCCGCAACCGCGCCGAAGCCCTGCGCACCGCCACCGAGAACGGTTGGGTCTAG
- a CDS encoding MFS transporter, translated as MHITRKSRLWTAGYSTWLVSDTAFELSGALAGFAIPLLALMVTDDPILAGVIGATGIAARVLASLVGGVLADRHSRVRLVVLGAAVGLVLAALFTWAAMTSLGFAVLLVLNIAMALRNGLFGTATQAALKDLVASDALGRAQASNQGRDALLGLAGAPLGGLLLGVGAPVVGLAMLVCQTVALATAALLPRWARPHVEELGERRFLGELATGFRWVFARADLRGALLVSTLVNLGFNAAISTVVYSMQQDGASPAVIGLVSGGLGIGMLVGAAFAPLLVSRVRAGVLTILGLLVMCAAALALPLVTHPLGITVVMALSIVGGPALNAGLLGYFMVATPPNLIGRATGAVTVFASGAMPLAPLVAGLGLGLVGRTWTLVATAAICLAAAGLAASTRSLRELPAESGWVAHAVANGTPAEAAEATTPEQQPAGQG; from the coding sequence ATGCACATCACGCGAAAGTCGCGGCTCTGGACCGCCGGCTACTCCACCTGGCTGGTCAGCGACACAGCCTTCGAACTCTCCGGCGCCCTGGCCGGCTTCGCGATCCCGCTGCTCGCCCTGATGGTCACCGACGACCCGATCCTCGCCGGCGTGATCGGCGCGACGGGGATCGCCGCCCGGGTGCTCGCTTCGCTCGTCGGCGGCGTGCTCGCAGACCGGCACAGCCGCGTCCGGCTGGTGGTGCTCGGCGCCGCCGTGGGACTCGTCCTCGCCGCGCTGTTCACCTGGGCCGCCATGACGAGCCTCGGGTTCGCGGTGCTGCTCGTGCTCAACATCGCCATGGCGCTACGCAACGGTCTGTTCGGGACCGCGACCCAGGCGGCGCTGAAGGACCTGGTCGCCTCCGACGCGCTCGGCCGCGCCCAGGCGTCCAACCAGGGCCGCGACGCGCTGCTCGGCCTGGCCGGAGCCCCGCTAGGCGGGCTGCTGCTCGGCGTCGGCGCCCCCGTCGTCGGCCTCGCCATGCTCGTCTGCCAGACGGTGGCCCTCGCGACGGCTGCCCTCCTGCCCAGATGGGCGCGACCCCACGTCGAGGAACTGGGGGAGCGCCGCTTCCTCGGCGAGCTGGCGACCGGGTTCCGCTGGGTCTTTGCCCGGGCCGACCTGCGTGGCGCCCTGCTGGTCAGCACCCTCGTCAACCTCGGCTTCAACGCCGCGATCAGCACCGTCGTCTACTCGATGCAGCAGGACGGTGCCTCGCCCGCCGTGATCGGCCTCGTCTCGGGCGGACTCGGGATCGGCATGCTCGTCGGGGCTGCGTTCGCGCCGCTGCTGGTCTCACGGGTGCGGGCAGGGGTGCTGACCATCCTCGGGCTCCTTGTGATGTGCGCGGCGGCCCTCGCGCTGCCCCTCGTCACGCATCCGCTCGGGATCACCGTCGTGATGGCGCTGTCGATCGTCGGCGGCCCGGCGCTGAACGCGGGCCTCCTCGGCTACTTCATGGTCGCCACGCCGCCCAACCTGATCGGACGCGCGACGGGGGCAGTCACCGTCTTCGCCTCGGGCGCGATGCCGCTCGCCCCGCTCGTCGCCGGGCTCGGCCTCGGGCTGGTCGGCCGCACCTGGACGCTCGTGGCGACCGCGGCCATCTGCCTGGCGGCGGCCGGGCTCGCCGCGTCGACGAGGAGCCTCAGGGAGTTGCCCGCTGAGTCGGGCTGGGTCGCCCACGCCGTCGCCAACGGGACTCCTGCGGAGGCGGCTGAGGCCACGACCCCCGAGCAGCAACCCGCAGGCCAGGGCTAG
- a CDS encoding winged helix-turn-helix domain-containing protein — MADLESRLRAPSMSTEVLKALANPLRRQVWNEVIKLRYARAADLAGRLDQPANSLSFHLRVLAEAGLIEEAPEKARDKRDRVWKPTHGARSLGSPEDPVADEALGNAVMAGYVAEHQQLLARVTGWASKYVTGEDPVEKGTHTTYSLRLKRERFVELIEELDAVINRYERDDDDDSLVWTLTMLAASEEI, encoded by the coding sequence ATGGCTGATCTGGAGTCCCGCCTGCGCGCCCCGTCCATGTCGACGGAGGTGCTGAAGGCGCTGGCCAACCCCCTGCGGAGGCAGGTGTGGAACGAGGTGATCAAGCTGCGCTACGCCCGGGCCGCCGATCTGGCCGGGCGTCTCGATCAGCCCGCCAACTCGCTCAGCTTCCACCTGCGCGTCCTCGCCGAGGCCGGGCTCATCGAGGAGGCCCCCGAGAAGGCCCGCGACAAGCGCGACCGCGTCTGGAAGCCGACCCATGGTGCCCGCTCGCTCGGCTCCCCCGAGGATCCTGTGGCCGACGAGGCGCTCGGCAACGCCGTCATGGCCGGATACGTCGCCGAACACCAGCAACTGCTCGCACGGGTCACCGGCTGGGCGAGCAAGTACGTCACCGGCGAGGACCCCGTCGAGAAGGGCACCCACACCACCTACTCACTCCGGTTGAAGCGGGAGCGCTTCGTGGAGCTGATCGAGGAACTCGACGCCGTGATCAACCGTTACGAGCGCGACGATGACGACGACTCGCTGGTGTGGACGCTGACGATGCTCGCGGCGAGCGAGGAGATCTGA
- a CDS encoding nucleotide sugar dehydrogenase yields MKIAVVALGKIGLPLAVQFADAGHEVIGADVNQSVVDLVNQGTEPFPGEAHLQEKLSELVPAGRLRATTDTAAAVAESDAVVVVVPLFVNEEGVPDFGWMDEATRNIAKGLKPGTLVSYETTLPVGTTRNRWKPMLEELSGLTEGTDFHLVFSPERVLTGRVFADLRKYPKLIGGLSEAGAERAKAFYEAVLTFDERPDLERANGVWNLGSAEASEMAKLAETTYRDVNIGLANEFAKFAGKSGIDVYQVIEASNSQPYSHIHRPGIAVGGHCIPIYPRLYLWTDPEATVVETARKANAGMPAFAVQLAADAVGDLTGKRVAVLGASYRGGVKETAFSGVFPVVAELRERGADIAVHDPMYTDEEIARFGWSPYHLGDEADLAILQTDHAEYRTLAAKDLPGVTTIVDGRRSLDPAGFPGVEILVIGLG; encoded by the coding sequence GTGAAGATCGCCGTCGTTGCGCTGGGCAAGATCGGGCTGCCGCTGGCCGTGCAGTTCGCCGACGCCGGGCATGAGGTCATCGGGGCCGACGTCAATCAGTCGGTCGTCGACCTGGTCAACCAGGGCACCGAACCCTTCCCGGGTGAGGCCCACCTGCAGGAGAAGCTCTCCGAGCTGGTACCCGCCGGTCGCCTCCGCGCGACCACCGACACCGCGGCCGCCGTCGCCGAGTCGGACGCCGTCGTGGTGGTCGTCCCGCTGTTCGTCAACGAGGAGGGCGTCCCCGACTTTGGCTGGATGGACGAGGCGACCCGCAACATCGCGAAGGGCCTGAAGCCCGGAACCCTGGTCAGCTACGAGACGACCCTTCCCGTCGGCACCACGCGCAACCGGTGGAAGCCCATGCTCGAGGAGCTGTCGGGCCTCACCGAGGGGACCGACTTCCACCTGGTCTTCTCGCCCGAGCGCGTGCTCACCGGACGCGTCTTCGCGGACCTGCGCAAGTACCCCAAGCTCATCGGCGGCCTGTCCGAGGCCGGAGCCGAGCGGGCGAAGGCCTTCTACGAGGCCGTGCTCACCTTCGACGAGCGGCCCGACCTGGAGCGCGCCAACGGCGTCTGGAACCTCGGCTCGGCTGAGGCGTCCGAGATGGCGAAGCTCGCCGAGACGACCTACCGAGACGTCAACATCGGACTCGCCAACGAGTTCGCCAAGTTCGCGGGCAAGTCCGGGATCGACGTCTACCAGGTGATCGAGGCCTCCAACTCGCAGCCGTACAGCCACATTCACCGCCCCGGCATCGCCGTCGGTGGCCACTGCATCCCGATCTACCCGCGGCTCTACCTGTGGACCGACCCTGAGGCCACAGTCGTCGAGACCGCCCGCAAGGCCAACGCAGGGATGCCCGCGTTCGCAGTCCAGCTCGCCGCGGACGCCGTCGGCGACCTGACGGGCAAGCGGGTGGCCGTGCTCGGCGCCTCCTACCGCGGAGGCGTGAAGGAGACGGCGTTCTCCGGCGTCTTCCCGGTCGTCGCCGAGCTGCGCGAGCGCGGAGCCGACATCGCCGTTCACGACCCGATGTACACCGACGAGGAGATCGCGAGGTTCGGCTGGTCCCCGTACCACCTGGGCGACGAGGCCGACCTCGCCATCCTGCAGACCGACCATGCCGAGTACCGCACCCTCGCGGCGAAGGACCTTCCGGGCGTGACGACCATCGTCGACGGTCGCCGCAGCCTCGACCCCGCCGGCTTCCCCGGCGTCGAGATCCTCGTCATCGGCCTCGGCTGA
- a CDS encoding Gfo/Idh/MocA family protein yields the protein MANLRAGLIGLGSMGRHHARNLRAIDGVDLIAVADPAGDSFGVAGSLDVLPDIEALIAQKPDYVVVATPTKFHEQIGLALAVAGIHALIEKPLAADTGAARRLAEAFASAGLIGATGHIERYNPALQSARVRLENGDLGDLYQISTRRQGPFPARIADVGVIKDLASHDIDLTSWVTQRNYELVAARTVSKAGRDYEDMVASTCQLEGGLMSSHLVNWLTPTKERLTIITGEKGMFIADTLTADLTYYANGMVHETSWEDIAQFGGVTEGDVTRFNIAKPEPLRTEHENFRDAVLGKDADIVTMEQGARVVEVCEAMIESAETGHFVDLTGTR from the coding sequence GTGGCCAACCTTCGCGCAGGCCTGATCGGCCTCGGCTCCATGGGGCGCCACCACGCCCGTAACCTCCGCGCCATCGACGGCGTCGACCTGATCGCCGTCGCCGACCCGGCAGGCGACTCGTTCGGTGTGGCTGGCAGCCTCGACGTGCTCCCCGACATCGAGGCCCTCATCGCGCAGAAGCCCGACTATGTCGTCGTCGCGACGCCGACGAAGTTCCACGAGCAGATCGGCCTCGCGCTCGCCGTGGCGGGCATCCACGCCCTGATCGAGAAGCCGCTCGCCGCCGACACCGGCGCCGCGCGTCGCCTGGCCGAGGCCTTCGCCTCGGCCGGCCTGATCGGGGCCACCGGCCACATCGAGCGCTACAACCCGGCGCTGCAGAGCGCTCGGGTGCGCCTCGAGAACGGCGACCTCGGAGACCTCTACCAGATCTCCACGCGCCGCCAGGGTCCCTTCCCGGCCCGCATCGCCGACGTCGGCGTGATCAAGGATCTCGCCTCCCACGACATCGACCTGACGAGCTGGGTGACGCAGCGCAACTACGAGCTCGTCGCCGCCCGCACCGTCTCCAAAGCAGGTCGTGACTACGAGGACATGGTCGCGTCGACCTGCCAACTCGAGGGTGGGCTGATGAGCTCCCACCTCGTCAACTGGCTGACTCCCACCAAGGAGCGTCTGACGATCATCACGGGCGAGAAGGGCATGTTCATCGCGGACACCCTCACCGCCGACCTCACGTACTACGCCAACGGCATGGTGCACGAGACCAGCTGGGAGGACATCGCCCAGTTCGGCGGCGTCACCGAGGGCGACGTGACGCGGTTCAACATCGCCAAGCCCGAGCCGCTGCGCACCGAGCACGAGAACTTCCGCGACGCGGTGCTCGGCAAGGACGCGGACATCGTCACCATGGAGCAGGGCGCACGGGTCGTCGAGGTCTGCGAGGCCATGATCGAGTCGGCCGAGACCGGCCACTTCGTCGACCTCACCGGCACCCGCTGA
- a CDS encoding DegT/DnrJ/EryC1/StrS family aminotransferase, with translation MNDFIPPAKPIIGDEEREAVDRVLRSGMIAQGPEVKAFEEEFSEHFGLGRACVAVNSGTSGLHLGLLSSGIGPGDEVIVPSFTFAATANSVALTGATPVFADIALDDFTLDPASVEASITDKTKAIMPVHLYGHPAKMAELQAIADKHGLMLFEDAAQAHGASLNGTPVGAFGTFAMFSLYPTKNMTSGEGGMVSAANDEVERNLRLYRNQGMLQQYHNEVVGLNNRMTDIHAAIGRVQLTKVGAWTKQRQDNAAFLSSNLEGVVVPSVADGAVHVYHQYTIRVEGDRDGLSKALKDEYNVGSGMFYPVPNHRLKPFARDIHLPNTEQAAQEALSLPVHPSLSQGDLERVVEAVNALVKAGA, from the coding sequence GTGAACGACTTCATCCCCCCGGCAAAGCCGATCATCGGTGACGAGGAGCGCGAAGCGGTCGACCGCGTCCTGCGCTCCGGCATGATCGCCCAGGGCCCAGAGGTCAAGGCATTCGAGGAGGAGTTCTCCGAGCACTTCGGCCTCGGCCGCGCGTGCGTCGCGGTCAACTCCGGCACCTCCGGCCTGCACCTCGGCCTGCTCAGCTCCGGGATCGGCCCCGGTGACGAGGTCATCGTTCCCTCGTTCACCTTCGCCGCGACGGCGAACTCGGTCGCGCTTACCGGCGCCACCCCGGTCTTCGCCGACATCGCGCTCGACGACTTCACCCTCGACCCCGCTTCGGTCGAAGCGTCGATCACCGACAAGACCAAGGCGATCATGCCGGTGCACCTCTACGGTCACCCCGCGAAGATGGCCGAGCTCCAGGCCATCGCCGACAAGCACGGCCTGATGCTGTTCGAGGACGCCGCGCAGGCGCATGGCGCCTCGCTGAACGGCACCCCGGTCGGCGCGTTCGGCACTTTCGCGATGTTCTCGCTCTACCCGACCAAGAACATGACCTCGGGTGAGGGTGGCATGGTCTCCGCGGCCAACGACGAGGTCGAGCGCAACCTGCGCCTCTACCGCAACCAGGGCATGCTGCAGCAGTACCACAACGAGGTCGTCGGGCTGAACAACCGGATGACCGACATCCACGCCGCCATCGGCCGCGTCCAGTTGACGAAGGTCGGCGCCTGGACGAAGCAGCGCCAGGACAATGCCGCCTTCCTGTCGTCGAACCTCGAGGGCGTCGTCGTCCCGTCGGTCGCAGACGGTGCCGTGCACGTCTACCACCAGTACACGATCCGCGTCGAGGGCGACCGCGACGGCCTGTCGAAGGCGCTGAAGGACGAGTACAACGTCGGCTCCGGCATGTTCTACCCCGTGCCGAACCACCGCCTCAAGCCGTTCGCGCGCGACATCCACCTCCCCAACACCGAGCAGGCCGCCCAGGAGGCGCTGTCGCTGCCGGTGCACCCGTCGCTGTCCCAGGGTGACCTCGAGCGCGTCGTCGAGGCGGTCAACGCCCTCGTCAAGGCCGGTGCGTGA
- a CDS encoding acyltransferase gives MVRIQESADVSPDAVIGEGSSVWHLAQVREQAVLGENCIVGRGAYVGTGVTMGDNCKLQNYALVYEPAVLEDGVFVGPAVVFTNDHFPRSVDPEGNLKRGDDWEAVGVTCRTGSSIGARAVCVAPVTIGRWAMVAAGAVVTKDVPDFALVAGVPAKRIRWVGRVGVPLEPGEGEGAWVCPESGQKYQEQDDILVEVS, from the coding sequence ATGGTCCGCATTCAGGAAAGCGCAGACGTTTCGCCCGACGCAGTGATCGGTGAAGGATCCTCCGTATGGCACCTGGCTCAGGTCCGCGAGCAGGCGGTCCTCGGTGAGAACTGCATCGTCGGCCGCGGAGCCTATGTCGGCACCGGCGTCACGATGGGCGACAACTGCAAGCTGCAGAACTACGCCCTCGTCTACGAACCCGCGGTGCTGGAGGACGGCGTCTTCGTCGGACCCGCCGTCGTGTTCACCAATGACCACTTCCCGCGTTCCGTCGACCCGGAAGGCAACCTCAAGCGTGGCGACGACTGGGAGGCGGTCGGCGTCACCTGCCGCACCGGCTCCTCGATCGGCGCCCGCGCGGTGTGCGTCGCCCCCGTCACCATCGGCCGCTGGGCCATGGTCGCGGCCGGCGCCGTCGTGACAAAGGACGTTCCCGATTTCGCGCTGGTGGCGGGCGTTCCCGCCAAGCGCATCCGCTGGGTCGGACGCGTCGGCGTCCCGCTCGAACCCGGCGAAGGTGAGGGCGCCTGGGTGTGCCCCGAATCCGGCCAGAAGTACCAAGAACAAGACGACATCCTCGTGGAGGTTTCCTAA
- a CDS encoding glycosyltransferase translates to MVGIVTTGHDVADARLHRTVAALRRAGAEVWVHGLGDPAKGPVDAKVTTSPRTGRFKRYLRSLTWPWKGRADILLTIDPDTAPAARLATRLRGGRWVADVHEDYRELVRDRSWVRPAMLAFVRSFVSFLNRVIARADLVLVADEHVPPRDAKNRFVMRNEPDVTVLPPMPAEAPGTEAPRALYIGDNRTSRGLRVMIEAVAATADDEVPWHLDLVGPVATGDRDWFDARLREPDARLITFHDRQPPRDAWRLASHASVGMCLLADTAAFREAMPSKVYEYLAMGLPTIATALPRVRRLLEDEEAGVIVEDADATTAALRRFIGDDQFRWHLITGARVAGERLRYRPSPYDEAARRIVELA, encoded by the coding sequence GTGGTCGGGATCGTCACCACCGGCCACGATGTCGCAGACGCCCGGCTCCACCGGACAGTCGCCGCGCTGCGGCGCGCCGGGGCCGAGGTCTGGGTACACGGGCTCGGCGATCCCGCGAAGGGACCCGTCGACGCGAAGGTCACGACCTCCCCGCGCACGGGAAGGTTCAAGCGCTACCTCCGCTCGCTCACCTGGCCCTGGAAGGGGCGCGCAGACATCCTGCTCACCATCGACCCGGACACCGCGCCCGCCGCGCGCCTCGCGACGCGCCTGCGGGGCGGACGCTGGGTGGCCGACGTCCACGAGGACTACCGCGAGCTCGTGCGCGACCGCAGCTGGGTCCGCCCGGCGATGCTCGCCTTCGTGCGGTCCTTCGTCTCCTTCCTGAACCGCGTGATCGCGCGGGCCGACCTCGTGCTCGTCGCAGACGAACACGTCCCGCCGCGCGACGCGAAGAACCGGTTCGTCATGCGCAACGAGCCAGACGTCACCGTGCTGCCGCCGATGCCAGCCGAGGCGCCGGGCACGGAGGCACCGAGGGCGCTGTACATCGGCGACAACCGCACGAGCCGCGGGCTTCGCGTCATGATCGAGGCGGTCGCCGCGACCGCCGACGACGAGGTGCCATGGCATCTCGATCTGGTGGGCCCGGTTGCCACAGGCGACCGGGACTGGTTCGATGCGCGCCTTCGTGAACCAGACGCCCGGCTGATCACCTTCCACGACCGTCAGCCGCCCCGTGACGCCTGGCGGTTGGCCTCCCACGCTTCGGTTGGCATGTGCCTGCTCGCAGACACGGCCGCCTTCCGTGAGGCCATGCCGTCGAAGGTCTACGAGTACCTGGCGATGGGTCTGCCGACGATCGCCACTGCCTTGCCGAGGGTGCGGCGGCTGCTGGAGGACGAGGAAGCGGGCGTCATCGTGGAGGACGCGGACGCGACCACCGCGGCGCTACGCCGTTTCATCGGCGACGACCAGTTCCGATGGCACCTGATCACGGGTGCCCGGGTGGCGGGGGAGCGGCTGCGCTACCGCCCCAGCCCCTATGACGAGGCCGCGAGGCGGATCGTCGAGCTCGCCTAG
- a CDS encoding ABC transporter ATP-binding protein, whose translation MISLSASESQFLERDPGAAEPEADESVSADKRLLDPAISIYDLHITYKVNLERKASLKNALVKGLRREKQNYREVRAIRGVSFDVPKGQCTGIIGANGAGKSTLMRAVAGILPPTSGSITIDGKVSTLLALGVGFNSALTGRENVMLGGLAAGLTRAEVNEKFDEIADFSDLGDFIDMPMRTYSSGMFSRLAFAVAVHMNPDILIIDEALSAGDAKFKDRANAKMAELMDHAGTMLLVSHALGTIQNLSDEVIWLHKGRLIKRGDPKLVCDAYLEFLKVGDESIVMEDV comes from the coding sequence GTGATTTCGCTGTCCGCCTCTGAATCCCAGTTCCTGGAGCGCGACCCCGGCGCCGCCGAGCCCGAGGCCGACGAGTCGGTCTCGGCGGACAAGCGGCTACTCGACCCCGCGATCTCCATCTACGACCTGCACATCACCTACAAGGTCAACCTCGAGCGCAAGGCCTCGCTGAAGAACGCCCTGGTCAAGGGGCTTCGCCGCGAGAAGCAGAATTACCGCGAGGTGCGCGCCATCCGCGGCGTCTCCTTCGACGTGCCCAAGGGGCAGTGCACCGGCATCATCGGGGCAAACGGCGCGGGCAAGTCGACGCTGATGCGCGCCGTCGCGGGCATCCTGCCTCCCACCTCCGGCAGCATCACGATCGACGGGAAGGTCTCGACGCTGCTCGCGCTGGGCGTCGGCTTCAACTCGGCCCTCACCGGCCGCGAGAACGTCATGCTCGGCGGCCTCGCCGCAGGCCTGACCCGCGCGGAGGTCAACGAGAAGTTCGACGAGATCGCCGACTTCTCCGATCTCGGCGACTTCATCGACATGCCGATGCGCACCTACTCCTCCGGCATGTTCTCCCGCCTCGCCTTCGCGGTGGCGGTGCACATGAACCCGGACATCCTGATCATCGACGAGGCGCTCTCGGCGGGCGACGCGAAGTTCAAGGACCGGGCCAACGCCAAGATGGCCGAGCTCATGGATCACGCGGGCACGATGCTGCTGGTCTCCCACGCGCTCGGGACCATCCAGAACCTCTCCGACGAGGTGATCTGGCTGCACAAGGGACGCCTGATCAAGCGAGGCGACCCCAAGCTGGTCTGCGACGCCTACCTTGAGTTCCTCAAGGTCGGCGACGAGTCCATCGTGATGGAGGACGTCTGA
- a CDS encoding ABC transporter permease has protein sequence MAKDAVKSSVRVYTPHKAGLPNLREYFGELWRRRDFAKELSETNMRAGNTNTVLGQAWLVLNPLLLAGVYFLLVVVLSGKHPADVDFPQIASGLFLFFLVSGIIQACATSVTTAGSLILNMNFPRMLLILSHTYLAFRRFIPTMIVYFFIHLIWPGSVWSLQMLWMPLVVLLALLIGMGIGCFVATWQVYFRDTAQFLPYVIRIWLYSSPVLYTGEYFLNSSAIGKFTGEWILLNPVFGMLGVWGDALHGQWPNMTYLLVAVAWALVLSIGGTLYFVSRERDFAVRL, from the coding sequence GTGGCCAAGGATGCTGTGAAGTCCTCGGTGCGGGTCTACACCCCGCACAAGGCGGGGCTGCCGAATCTGCGGGAGTACTTCGGCGAGTTGTGGCGGCGCCGCGACTTCGCGAAGGAACTCAGCGAGACCAACATGCGCGCGGGCAACACCAACACGGTGCTCGGACAGGCCTGGCTGGTGCTCAACCCGCTGCTGCTGGCGGGTGTCTACTTCCTGCTGGTCGTCGTGTTGTCGGGCAAGCACCCTGCAGACGTGGACTTCCCCCAGATCGCAAGTGGACTGTTCCTGTTCTTCCTCGTCTCCGGGATCATCCAGGCCTGCGCCACCTCGGTGACCACGGCGGGCAGCCTGATCCTCAACATGAACTTCCCGCGGATGCTGCTGATCCTGTCGCACACGTATCTCGCGTTCCGCCGGTTCATCCCCACGATGATCGTCTACTTCTTCATCCATCTGATCTGGCCCGGAAGCGTCTGGTCGTTGCAGATGCTGTGGATGCCGCTGGTGGTGCTCCTCGCTCTGCTGATCGGGATGGGGATCGGCTGCTTCGTCGCGACGTGGCAGGTCTACTTCCGCGACACCGCCCAGTTCCTGCCCTATGTGATCCGGATCTGGCTCTATTCCTCCCCGGTGCTGTACACGGGCGAGTACTTCCTGAACTCCAGCGCGATCGGTAAATTCACCGGTGAGTGGATCCTGCTGAACCCGGTGTTCGGAATGCTGGGGGTGTGGGGAGATGCACTGCACGGCCAGTGGCCGAACATGACCTACCTGCTCGTGGCGGTCGCGTGGGCGCTGGTGCTGAGCATTGGAGGCACTTTGTACTTCGTCTCGAGGGAGCGTGATTTCGCTGTCCGCCTCTGA
- a CDS encoding glycosyltransferase family 4 protein, producing the protein MLVATSVATDTRVLREATTLVDYGHTVHIIGRSVPEDFEPPAGVTVSSVGTSSVFRSEGRPSLAGRKLPAPVRLARWALLPQHRRSAFGRWAAGAVEDAEGREFDVVHAHDFTALAAGEELARSRDVPLIYDSHELWTGLPREHRPTPLADRREKREEAELGGRAAAVLTVGQGVADALRDVHGWNHVHVVRNTFPLVEERPALPERPRGLVYAGRLAAYRELETIAAASRQIDLPITLCGPADQTWLSSFDPGRAEVLGALPLDEASALMVEAGLCLVTHSDRWVNHRLALPNKLFHAVSLGLPVVATDVGELGKTVREYGLGTLYTPGDPQSLVAAVRRAVEGFPELKCNLDAARAALSWPADAARLRAVYVGLSARTDARGEG; encoded by the coding sequence ATGCTGGTGGCCACCTCGGTCGCCACCGACACGAGGGTGCTGCGGGAGGCGACCACCCTCGTCGACTACGGGCACACCGTCCACATCATCGGACGCTCGGTGCCCGAGGACTTCGAGCCTCCGGCAGGCGTCACCGTCTCCAGCGTCGGCACGTCATCGGTGTTCCGGTCCGAGGGCAGGCCGTCGCTCGCGGGCAGGAAGCTGCCCGCACCCGTCCGGCTCGCCCGTTGGGCGCTGCTCCCGCAACATCGGCGTTCCGCGTTCGGCCGTTGGGCCGCCGGGGCGGTCGAGGATGCAGAGGGGCGGGAGTTCGACGTGGTGCACGCGCACGACTTCACCGCCCTCGCTGCGGGCGAGGAACTCGCCCGCAGCCGCGACGTTCCCCTGATCTACGACTCGCACGAGCTGTGGACGGGGCTGCCGCGCGAACACCGTCCGACTCCGCTCGCCGACCGCCGCGAGAAGCGCGAAGAGGCGGAGCTCGGTGGGCGGGCCGCCGCGGTGCTCACGGTCGGTCAGGGGGTCGCGGACGCGCTGCGCGACGTGCACGGCTGGAACCACGTCCACGTGGTGCGCAACACCTTCCCCCTCGTCGAGGAGCGGCCGGCACTGCCGGAGCGGCCCCGCGGACTGGTCTACGCCGGTCGGCTCGCCGCGTACCGTGAACTGGAGACGATCGCCGCCGCGAGCCGCCAGATCGACCTGCCGATCACGCTCTGCGGTCCCGCCGATCAGACCTGGTTGTCGTCCTTCGACCCGGGAAGGGCGGAGGTGCTCGGGGCCCTTCCGCTTGATGAGGCGTCGGCGCTCATGGTCGAGGCTGGGCTGTGTCTGGTCACCCACTCCGACCGCTGGGTCAACCACCGGCTCGCGCTGCCGAACAAGCTGTTCCACGCGGTGAGCCTCGGCCTTCCCGTGGTCGCGACCGACGTCGGGGAACTCGGCAAGACGGTGCGCGAGTACGGGCTGGGGACGCTCTACACGCCGGGCGATCCGCAGTCCCTGGTGGCCGCGGTGCGCCGTGCCGTTGAGGGTTTCCCGGAGCTGAAGTGTAATCTCGATGCGGCACGGGCAGCGCTGAGTTGGCCTGCCGACGCCGCCCGGCTGCGGGCGGTCTACGTTGGGCTGAGCGCCCGGACGGACGCTCGGGGAGAAGGTTAA